The genomic interval ACCAAGGAGAAACCGGCTTGGCAACTCAAGTGAAGGAGCGCGAAAGTCAGATCGACTCGAATACGGCGAAAACCTTAGAACTGGAAGGACTGGAGGCGAAAGTCCGTTTGGGTAAGTACGGGCCCTATTTGGTGGTGGAAACGGAAGAAGAACCCCTCACGGCGTCTATCCCTCCCCATCTAACTCCAGACTCTCTCGATCCGCAACAGGTGGAAACTCTTCTGAAACAAAAAACTGAAGGCCCGGATAAAGTAGGCATTCATCCAGAGACATCAGAAGTCATTTACCTGCTCAACGGAACTTACGGCCCCTACGTGCAACTGGGAGAGGTGACGGAAGAGAATAAAAAGCCGAAGCGCGCCTCCTTGCCCAAGGGAATGAAACCGGAGGAGGTCACCTTAGAAACAGCGGTAGGACTGCTGTCGTTGCCGCGTTTATTGGGAATGCATCCGGAAACCCAACGGAAAGTACAAGCCGGTTTGGGTCGCTTCGGCCCGTATGTGGTACATGATGTGGGTAAAGATGAAAATGGTAAACCAAAAAAAGATTATCGATCGCTCAAGAAAGAGGATGATGTCTTGACGGTGACCTTAGAACGGGCCCTAGAGTTGTTAGCACAGCCGAAACGAGGGCGAGGAGGCGGTCGAGGTAAAACCAAAGAACCCTTACGAGTGTTGGGCAATCATCCCGAAGATGGGGAGGCCATTGGAGTGTATGACGGCCCCTACGGTCACTACGTGAAACATGGGAAAACCAATGCCAGTATTCCGAAAGACAAGGACATCGAACAGGTGACCTTGGAAGAGGCATTGGAGTGGCTGGCAGCTAAAGCAACGACGACCAAGAAAACAACAACTAAGAAAACAACGGCGAAAAAGACGACAGCAAAGAAAACCACCGCTCGCAGTCGTAAGAAAACTTGAGGACGATTTACACCCGCAAAAAACTCATGAATCCATTCTCCATTATTCCAACTGTTGCGATCGCATCCCTGCTCCTCTGCTCTTCTGCTCTGGCGCTCCCTCCCTCCCCTGTTCCGCATTTAAGCCAAATCAATGTCCCAGCCTCAATGGCTCTGGAGGGAACATCGTGGCACTGGATCTCTTGGACAGAAGGAGAGCGCACCGAGCGACCCCAAGCTCAGCGTCCCATTACTCTCAAGTTAGAGAAGGGCACGGCCAGCGGGTTTGGGGGATGCAACTCCTTCGTTTCCGAATATCAGCGCCATGGCGAGGTATTGAATATCTCTGCCTCGTTTAACCGCACCTTCAAATTCTGCGGCCAGCTCTCGGAGCAAGAAGATTGGCTTTTAGCTCGGTTGGGACGGGTGCAGCACTATCAGATCTCGGCCGCTGGAGAATTAGAGTTATTTTACGGGCAGGAAAATACGAGCGCTGTGGGAACCCTGCGTTTTCGTGCAGAGCAAGAGCTAAGCCAAAACGCCCCATCCTTTACCGACGTGCCTCCCGGTTATTGGGCCCGAGAGGCGATATCTAGCGTCGTCGAGCGGGGGATTATGTCCGGATGGGGTAGCGGTCAGTTTCGTCCGGAAGCGACCCTAACTCGGGCGGAGTTTGCCGGGATCTTGCAAAAGGCATTTCAACTTCCGCAAAGCAGTTCCAGACCGCGATTTGATGATGTGGCTCGCGACTTTTGGGCTTACGACGCCATTACCTATGCCACCAGTACCGTTCCTCGCTTGATGATTGGATATCCCGAGCAACGCTTTCACCCCGAACAACCGATCGCGCGGGTTGAAGCCTTAGTGGCACTGGCCGGTTTGTTGCGAGCTGCCGATCCGGAATCGATCGCTGCCACAGTGATGCAATACCACGATCGCGATCGGATTCCCGACTATGCCCTAGAAAAATTAGCGATCGCCACGCAAGAACAAATCGCGATCGCCTGGCCCGACAGCAATCCCCTCGATCCCAACCGGCCGGCTACCAAAGCCGAGATTGCCGCATTAGTCCATCATGTTTCGCTTCAGACCATAGAACCGAGCCAATAAACTCCGTTCCCAGTTCTGCAAAAAGAGGATGAGCGATCGCCCATTTATTTTGAAGAAAATTTAAAACTTCCGGAATAATGAGTGCAGGGGAGAATATTACAGGCATCGCCCTCTGGCAGTTGCAGACTGCTGTTACCCTGTAGAAAAATTTTCCTTAACCGTACAAAGGGCCATAAGTCGGTCGATGGTTGCGCTATTCTGGATGGAGTAGCGGCCTTAAGGCGCACTTTTAATATCCGACTGGGTTTAGAACCAGTCCCAGGGGAGCATCAACAATGAGTCATCTATTACCTGCTGTTGGCCGTGCGATACACTTTTGAGCGTTTCCCTTGGAATAGAAAATATTTTATCCCGATAAGTTCTCGAGAATCGCGTTAGTCTAAACAACAAAGTCCTCATTTTCCCGTCCTGCTCTTGTCGATACTTAACGTCGTGTCGCATTTTGTCTGAAGCTACCCAGTCAAGCCTACAACCTTTGTTGTTTGCTTATCAGCAGTTACAGAGGGCTGCTAATCCCTCTCGATTGACCCCAATATGCGCAACCAAAATCGTAACCAGAGGTATAGTTTTTCCCCCACTCGAGGATGGCAACGATGGGTTGGAGGGGTTTTCGCCGCAGTCATTCTCATGGGTTGGGAAGGATTAGGAATTTTAGACCGTCTCGAGAGAGTGGCCTATCAGGGCTTATTCCAGGTGCGAGGACAGGAAACATGGCACAGCGATATTGTCATTATTGGTATTGATGAAGCTGCCATTCGCCATCCCCAAACCTCAGGCAACATCCGCCAGATGTATACCGATCTGCTGCAAGCTGTAGCGCCGAGTAAACCCCAGATGGTGGTTTTGGATATTTTGATGGATGAGCCAAGACCCGACGATCCTCCCCTAGCTGCAGCCATGAGGAGAGTCCCAGTTGCTCTATCCATCGCATGGGATAAAGAGGGCAACCAAAAGCGACCGACCGAGGAACTGGCGGAAGTGGCTGTCACTATGGGTCATGTTCTGAGCAATAAAGATCGGGATGGATTAATTCGCAGCGTTCAGCCTCAACTGGAAGATATCCCGGCTTTAGGGGTGGCCGTGGCCAATACGGTGAAAAATAAAGCAACTCTGCCTTCTCAGGCTTGGTCGCAACCGTTGTGGATTAACTGGCCCGGTTCGACGGAGAATCTACCTCACTATCGATTTTTAGATGTGGTTGAAGGGAAAATTCCAGCGGAGAAATTTACGGGGAAAATTCTCATTGTTGGGGCGAATGTTACGGGGTTTGATTGGGTGGCGACCCCTTTTAATCTCGATCCTCCAGCCAATGGTATTGACCTT from Roseofilum casamattae BLCC-M143 carries:
- a CDS encoding S-layer homology domain-containing protein; this encodes MNPFSIIPTVAIASLLLCSSALALPPSPVPHLSQINVPASMALEGTSWHWISWTEGERTERPQAQRPITLKLEKGTASGFGGCNSFVSEYQRHGEVLNISASFNRTFKFCGQLSEQEDWLLARLGRVQHYQISAAGELELFYGQENTSAVGTLRFRAEQELSQNAPSFTDVPPGYWAREAISSVVERGIMSGWGSGQFRPEATLTRAEFAGILQKAFQLPQSSSRPRFDDVARDFWAYDAITYATSTVPRLMIGYPEQRFHPEQPIARVEALVALAGLLRAADPESIAATVMQYHDRDRIPDYALEKLAIATQEQIAIAWPDSNPLDPNRPATKAEIAALVHHVSLQTIEPSQ